From Amycolatopsis sp. YIM 10, the proteins below share one genomic window:
- the argS gene encoding arginine--tRNA ligase — protein MNEVPPLLDQVTAAIATAIGRARPELAGADPVVSRSEHADFQSNSALSLAKRVGTSPRELAVEVRDAVDTALCEGTALSGPGFLNITVSDHAVWQQISARLASPRLGMGTPELGRRTVVDYSAPNIAKEMHVGHLRTTIIGDSLARVLGFLGAEVIRQNHLGDWGTQFGMLIQYLDEHPSATSTLDEMYRAARAEFEADAAFADRSRTRVVALQSGEPDTVARWREIVAESEKAFRVIYDRLGVLLTPEDSVGESFYNPLLAETVAALKDAGIAVESEGAVVIFSAEVTGPDGKPVPLMLRKRDGGFGYDTTDLATIRYRIRVLRADRLLYVTDSRQALHFRLIFEAARRAGWLTEEIEAAHVPYGTVLGSDGRPFKTRAGGTVRLMDLLDDAVARARAVVAEKNPGLEPAELDRIAEEAGIGAVKYADLSTSRIKDYTFDVDRMVALAGNTGVYLQYAHARISSILRNAGDADPVIDATVPLTAAERALALELDAYANTLIDVSQTLEPHRLCGYLYALARAFTTFYEVCPVLKAPNPVRGNRLALCHLTARTLGHGLGLLGIAAPTRM, from the coding sequence GTGAACGAGGTACCGCCGCTGCTGGACCAGGTCACCGCCGCGATCGCCACCGCGATCGGCCGCGCGCGCCCCGAACTGGCGGGAGCCGACCCCGTGGTGAGCCGATCCGAGCACGCCGACTTCCAGTCCAACTCCGCCCTCTCGCTCGCGAAGCGCGTCGGCACCTCACCACGCGAACTCGCCGTCGAAGTGCGCGATGCGGTGGATACCGCGTTGTGTGAAGGAACCGCACTTTCCGGGCCCGGTTTCCTGAACATCACGGTGTCCGATCATGCGGTGTGGCAACAGATCTCGGCCCGGCTGGCGAGTCCGCGGCTCGGCATGGGCACGCCGGAGCTGGGCCGCCGCACGGTGGTCGACTATTCGGCACCCAACATCGCCAAGGAAATGCACGTCGGCCACCTGCGCACGACGATCATCGGGGACAGCCTCGCCCGCGTGCTCGGCTTTCTCGGCGCGGAGGTGATCCGCCAGAACCACCTCGGCGACTGGGGCACGCAGTTCGGGATGCTCATCCAGTACCTCGACGAGCACCCGTCAGCAACGTCCACTTTGGACGAAATGTACCGGGCAGCGCGGGCGGAGTTCGAGGCGGACGCGGCTTTCGCGGACCGCTCACGGACGCGCGTGGTGGCGCTCCAGTCGGGGGAACCCGATACGGTGGCCCGCTGGCGCGAAATCGTCGCCGAGTCCGAGAAGGCGTTCCGCGTCATCTACGACCGGCTCGGTGTTCTGCTCACCCCGGAGGACTCGGTCGGCGAATCCTTCTACAACCCGCTGCTCGCCGAGACCGTCGCGGCGTTGAAGGACGCCGGGATCGCGGTCGAAAGCGAAGGCGCGGTGGTGATCTTCTCGGCGGAGGTGACCGGTCCGGACGGCAAGCCGGTGCCGCTCATGCTCCGCAAGCGCGACGGTGGCTTCGGTTACGACACCACGGATCTGGCCACGATCCGCTACCGCATCCGTGTTCTCCGGGCGGATCGCCTGCTCTACGTCACGGATTCCCGTCAGGCACTGCACTTCCGGCTCATCTTCGAAGCCGCCCGCCGCGCGGGTTGGCTGACCGAGGAGATCGAGGCCGCGCACGTGCCGTACGGCACCGTTCTCGGCTCGGACGGGCGCCCCTTCAAGACCCGCGCGGGCGGCACCGTCCGGCTGATGGACCTGCTCGATGATGCCGTGGCACGCGCACGCGCCGTCGTGGCGGAGAAGAACCCCGGGCTGGAGCCCGCCGAGCTGGACCGCATCGCCGAGGAGGCGGGGATCGGTGCGGTCAAGTACGCCGACCTGTCGACGTCGCGGATCAAGGACTACACCTTCGACGTCGACCGGATGGTGGCCCTCGCCGGCAACACCGGGGTGTACCTCCAGTACGCCCATGCCCGCATCAGCTCCATCCTGCGCAACGCCGGCGATGCCGACCCGGTGATCGACGCGACCGTCCCCCTCACCGCGGCGGAACGGGCGCTGGCGCTGGAACTGGACGCCTACGCCAACACCCTGATCGACGTCAGCCAGACGCTGGAACCCCATCGCCTCTGCGGTTACCTCTACGCACTCGCGCGCGCGTTCACCACGTTCTACGAAGTCTGCCCCGTGCTCAAAGCCCCCAACCCGGTCCGCGGCAACCGCTTGGCGCTGTGCCACCTCACCGCCCGCACTCTCGGACACGGCCTGGGCCTACTGGGCATCGCCGCCCCGACCCGCATGTGA